Within Dysgonomonas sp. HDW5A, the genomic segment AATAAATCACCCGTACCATAACGATGAACGCTTGGTAATCCTTTATTTTTCAGGCGAAGTACTTTTCCGGGTTGAGTTCCGGCATCAATTTTCACTTTAACCTTTCCGTCTATAGTGGGTATTTCTATATTACCGCCCAAAGCAGCAGTCGAAACACTTAACAATAGATTATAAACCACATCGTTTTCGTCACGAAGTAACTCCGGATGCGGTTCTTCTTCAACAACAATCAAAAGGTCACCGTTGACACCTCCATGACGTGCGGCATTACCTTTTCCGCTCATCGACAGTTGCATACCTTCGGCAACTCCCGCAGGGATGTTTATTGTAATAACCTCTTCTTCGCGGATGATACCTTCACCCGAACAGTGAGGGCATTTTTTTGTGATATTTTTACCTTCTCCGTTACAAGCCGAGCAAGTTGTTTGCGTTTGCATTTGCCCCAGCATGGTATTAACGATGCGGGTTTGCGTTCCCGATCCGTTACAGGTTGAGCAAGTAGTGTATGCAGTGCCGTTTTCAGCGCCGTTTCCATTACAGTGCTGACAGGCAACATACTTCTTTACCTTTATCTTTTTCTCAACACCTGTGGCTATTTCTTTAAGCGTAAGCTTTACTTTGACACGCAGGTCAGAACCTCTGTTGGTACGTCTGCCGCCACCTCCGCCGAATCCTCCAAAACCGCCACCGAAGTGACCGCCGAAAATATCGCCGAATTGCGAGAAGATATCGTCCATAGAGAATCCTCCGCCGGCATGACCTCCAAAACCACCGGGAGCTTCGTGCCCGTATCTGTCATATTTAGCACGTTTTTGCTCGTCACTTAGTATTTCATAAGCTTCGGCTGCCTCTTTAAATTTGTCTTCAGCTGTAGTATCTCCCGGATTTTTATCAGGGTGATATTGAATTGCTTTCTTTTTATACGCTTTTTTAATTTCCGTTATTGTCGCAGTTCGGGAAACTTCTAGTACTTCGTAATAATCTCTTTTCTTAGCCATCTTTTTAGTTTTCTAAGGTATTCAACCTTATTTTGCAACAATTACTTTAGGGAAACGAATTACTTTGTCGTTCAGTGTGTACCCTTTCTGTATGCAGTCTATTACTTTGTCTTTTTGATCTTCGCTTTGAGCCGGTACAGTAGTAATCGCTTCGTGCTTCTCTGTATCAAATGTTTCTCCTAAAGCATCTATTTCTTTTACGCCGTTTTGAGCTAAAAAATTCAAGAATTTGCTGTAGATAAGCTCTACACCTTCTCTTGCATCATCAGGTATATTAGGTAGTGCTCTTTCGAAATCATCTACAATTGTAAGAACCCCTAAAATGGCTTTTTCATTGCCCGTCTTCAGCAGATCGGCTTTCTCTTTCATGGTTCGTCTGCGATAATTGTCAAACTCGGCATGCAGACGCAAGTATGAATCATTTAAATCTTCAAACTTTTTTTCGAAGTCTTCCGCCAGATTGGCACTCTCTTTCTCTTGATCTATGTCATTAATCTGTTCATTTGTCACATCCTCAATGTTTAAATCATTTTCTAGTGACTCTAGCTCTTCGTTTCTATTAGTATCCTTCATATCTTAATTACTTTCTGTTTGCTGTTATATAAATAAGTTTACATATCTATCTGTTGCAGTGGTAACCAAAACAAAAATAGATGGTTACATGTGTTGACTGTTTTATTAAATACTTCGTTTTATTTAAGTGAGACACATATCTTCTTATAAACAGATCGTGTCTTTTATATCATTCAGTATATACTCTTACAAAATCTTTGCCAAAGATAGGAAATTTAGCGAATTTTAAAGATTAGAGGGTTTCTAAGACAAATACAAAGTTGTTATCTTTGTGTACTTCTCGATCTGTAAAGAGTTGTTTAGGGAAATTTATGTTGGAGACCTCTTTGTCTTAACCAACAATTTTAATTAAGCTCTGTTATTATTAAAATAATATAGCAGTATTTACAAGATATAATATATATAGTTGATATGGCATTGAATGAGATTTTTACACCAATGAGTATTACGTTGATAATACTTTTTGTTTCATCGGCATTCTTTATGAGCGGTAAAGTGAGGTCAGATCTGGTTGCGATGTGTGCGCTTCTGGCATTGGTGCTTACGAATATAATAACACCGGCGGAAGCATTGTCGGGCTTTTCGAGTTCTATTGTCCTCATGATGGTGGGACTGTTTATTGTCGGAGGAGGTATCTTTCGTACCGGGCTTGCAAAACTGATAAGTTCCAAGATACTTCGTTTGGCAGGGGAAAGCGAAACCAAGCTGTTTGTATTAGTGATGTTGGTGACTGCTTCGATAGGTGCTTTTGTTAGTAATACAGGTACTGTAGCTGTGATGATGCCTATTGTTGTGAGTATTGCTGTGAGTGCTAATATCAGCCCCCGACGATTTTTGATGCCTTTGGCTTTTGCTAGTAGTATGGGTATATTGACCTTAATTGCAACTCCTCCTAACTTAATTATCAGTGAAGAATTGCAGAAAAACGGATTCGAAGCTTTGAGTTTCTTTTCGTTTACCCCTGTAGGTTTAATCTGTTTGGGGATAGGAATTATTGTCTTATACTTTTTAAGCAAAATTTTCCTGTCAAAAGATGATAGAGTAGATGATGATAAAAGTAAAGGTAAAACACTCGATGATCTGGCAGATGAATATCAGTTGCATAAATTAACGCATTTGAGTATTCCCGAACATTCGGATATGATTGGAAAAACTTTGAGAGATTTGAGTATACCTAGTTTTTACAACATAAGTGTAGTAACTGTTGAAAAGATTGTAAACGCATCCCGATTCAATAAGAGTGTGAGTGAAGTTGTGGCAGGGCCTAATACCGTTATCGAAAAGGGTGATATACTTGTCTGTTACGGTAAAAAAAGCAACCTGACTCGTTTTATCGAAGAAAAAGAATTGTCATTGGTTGAAAAAGAGGGGACTGGCAAAGATATCTTTGACTTTAAAGACATCGGTATTGCCGAGGTTTTCATTATGCCTAATTCGAAGCTTGTAAATCGCACAATTATAGATGCTCACTTCAGAGACGAGTTTAATGTGAATATACTCGGTATTCAACGAAATAATGAGTACAAAATGAGCGATCTACAGAAAGAAAAACTTCATTCGGGCGATGCTCTACTTATACAAGGTACATGGGGCGATATTGCGAGTCTGGGAAATCGTCAGGAAGATCTGGTACTCGTAGGTCAGCCTTTGGAAGAAGCTGCAAAAGTTACCTTGGATCATAAAGCACCCGTGGCAGCTATTATAATGATACTTATGGTAATTGCTATGGTGAGTAATATTGTAGCTCCCGTAATTGCTGTATTGACGGCTGCCGTGATGATGGTTATAACCGGTTGCCTTCGTAATATGGAAGAAGCATATAAAAATATAAATTGGGAGAGTGTTGTACTTATTGCAGGGATGATGCCTATGGCAGTTGCTTTTGAGCAGACAGGAGCGGCAGGTATTATATCGGGTACTCTTGTTAATGGGCTGGGACCTTATGGCCCTTATGCTTTGTTAGCCGGAATCTACTTTGGAACTTCTACTTTAACTATGTTTATAAGTAATACGGCAACCGCTTTGCTTTTTGCTCCTATTGGTATGCAGGCGGCGGTAAATATGGGTGTAAGCCCTTATCCATTTATGTTTGCGGTAGCAGTAGCGGCTAGTATGTGTTTTGCTTCGCCATTCTCCACAGCCCCCAATGCTTTGGTGATGTCGGCAGGTAAATATAAGTTTATGGATTATATCAGGGTTGGATTGCCTTTGCAAATAATTATGGGAATAGTTATGATTCTGGTATTGCCATTATTATTCCCGTTTTAAAATAAAACCAAAAAGGCTATTACGAAAATAGCCTTTTTGGTTTTGTAAATTATTTCTTTGGAAGTATTTCATCTATTATTTGTTGCATCTTAATATTTCCTGGATAACCTGTAATTTGATCTTTCAAAATACCGTTCGCATCATAGAGTTGGTAAGTCGGTATTCCACTAAAATCGAAACTATCTAGCAAATAATCCCATTGCTCACCTGATAGATAGTATTGCTCTCCTCCTATGCCTTTTATTTTTTCTTCCCAAAGTTTTAGAGGCGATGAAGTATTGGTTGTATATACAAATACGATGTCTTTATTTTTATAATTTCTTTTTACTTCTCTGAATTCTTTCATTGCCGATAAGCAAGGTCCGCACCATGTAGCCCAGAAATCAACAAAAACAGCTTTTCCTTTATATTGGGAGATAATAGTATTCATCAGTTCTTTATTTTCGACGCTAGGTGTATTCCTTATGATAGGGCTTGTTGTTTGCTCTGCTAATCTTATAATCTCTTCATTTCTTTTTAATAGAATCTTTGAGAAGTCTTTGTTCTTGAAATAGTTCTTAATATTTGCTATTTGTTTTTCGGATAAAGGCTTTAACTCATTTTCGAACTGGGAGATATAGGTATTAACAGCTAGCATATCATAAAATAAGCCGTTGTCAGAACCTATTAGTGTTGCTAGTATAGTTTTTACTCCTTTAAGCCATTCGTCTATCGGGGTATCTTCGATTTTGGGTATATTTAAAGTATTGTCAAAAAGTATTTTTTGAAATACTTCGGAATAGGTTGTATTATATATATACTGAGGGTTGTTGAGGTCAAAATACTGAAGAAAGCTATAATATGATATATCTGGTTTTTGCGGAGTGAAGTTATCCGGTTCTTCTTTTGTTTTGAAGTTCTGATAATTTAATTCTATATAGCCTGCATAATCAAGGAGACATCCGGATAGGTAATATAATTTATACTCATTCTTAACGAAATTTTTTGTGCTTAGGGATAAGGTTGTATCATTGGCTGCTATATTTAAAATTTTCTCCATATTTTTAATGGCAACAGATGCAAAATCTTTTGGAGCCATTTTATAGTAAGTGGAGTCGGCTGAAGGTGTAGTGTACATTTGAGTCAAAACTTCTCCCAGATTTAATGCATCTTCCGTAGTTAATCCTATTGGATTAGAGAGGATAATACCAATATTCCCATTTTTATTATCAATTATTGTAAGCTTTGTTTCTTTAGCTGTGCCTAATCCGATGATTAAATTTTTATTAAGAGCTTCTATATTGATAATGCCAATCATATAATCCGCTTCCAGCGGAACATCGAATTCAAAACTGCCATCTTTGTTTAAAGATGTTTCCAGTCTAAAAGGGACACCACTAACAGGATTGGGTACAAACAGTTTAACTATAGCTTTTTCTTCTCCCTCTTTAAATTCAAAATTCTCAATTATACCACTAACTTTAGTTGTACCCGATTTTATTTTAGGTTCGGGAAATGTATTTTTGTCTGTAGATACACACGAGAGAATGAGTAGATTCATTAGTATAATGAACATTATTCCAAGATAAAGAGGTTTGTTTTTCATGAGCTATTAGTTTTAATAAGTAAGTTAATTTCTTGAAAATAGTGAAAAATTATCATAAACTGTATTTTTAGTGATGAAATAGAGAAATAAACCTTTAACAATACGGAAACTACTTAGAAAAATATTTATTTTAGTTATCTTTAGCAAATTTTTCAAATCAACTATGTCTGCAATCACCGAAGAAGGGTTAGATGAAACGATTCTACCTATCCAGAAAACTGATCTGATTTATCAGATCGAAGACCGTCCGCCTTTTAAAGAAGCTGTCTTTATAGCCTTCCAGCATTTACTTGCTATTTTTGTCGCTATTGTGACCCCCCCATTGATAATTGCTGCCAGTTTGGGACTGGATAAGGAGACGACGAGCTTTTTGGTGTCTATGGCTCTTTTAGCATCGGGAATCTCCACCTTTATTCAATGTAGACGTATAGGACCTTTTGGTTGTGGCTTGCTCTGTGTACAAGGGACAAGCTTTTCTTTTATAGGTGCGTTAACTGCCAGTTTTCATGGTATGGGTATAGCAGCCCTGCCTGTTATATTCGGTGTGTGCATTGCAGGGGCTCCGGTGGAAATGATTGTCAGTAGAATATTAAAGTACACACAAAAAATTATTACTCCGCTAGTATCGGGTATCGTTGTTACAATGATCGGACTGAGTCTTATTAAAGTAGGTATTACAGCTTGTGGAGGTGGATTCGGAGCTATTCAAGACGGTACATTCGGCAGTTATCGTAATTTAGGATTAGCCGGTATGGTTTTGGTTTCTATTTTGATTTTCAATAGTTTCAGAAATAAATATATACGTATGTGTTCCATCGTATTGGGACTTTTGATAGGATACGTTGTTTCGTATTTTATGGGATTGATCGATTTTTCTCAGCTAGGAACTCTCGGAATGGTTAATATACCTACGCCGTTTAAATATGGATTGGGTTTTGATCTTTCGGCATTTATAGCCGTAGCACTCATTTATTTTATAACTTCTATCGAAGCGATGGGCGATATTACGGCTAACTCTATGATCGGTGGAGAACCTATCAAAGGAGAGAAATTTGTAAAACGTGTTCAAGGAGGAGTTATGGCCGATGGATTCAATTCCATGCTGGCAGGAGTTTTCAACTCGTTTCCTAATTCTATATTTGCTCAGAATAACGGATTAATTCAACTGACAGGAGTAGCCAGCCGTTATGTTGGTTATTATATTGCAGGATTCCTGATTTTGCTGAGTGCCTTTCCTTTTATCGGAGGACTTTTCTCATTGATGCCCGAACCGGTTCTGGGAGGTGCTACCTTGTTGATGTTTGGAACTGTTGCCGCATCGGGAGTGCGTATTATTGCATCTCAGAATATAGACAGAAAAGCAATATTGGTACTGGCTGTAAGCTTTGCTTGTGGGTTAGGCGTGGAACTTGCTCCTGACATTTTAATCCAGATGCCCGATTGGGTGAAGGGTATATTCTCTTCGGGAATTACTACGGGCGGACTCGTGGCTATTACAGCAAATATTGTTATCAGAATAAAGGAATAAGGTATCAGACCTATTTATAAAATACTTTCATTAAATATAGAGGAAAGACCATGAAATTATTAAAAGACAGAATACTCAAAGACGGAAAAAGCTTTGATGGAGGAATATTAAAAGTAGATAGCTTTATAAACCATCAGATGGATCCTATATTGATGAAGTCGATAGGTGTGGAGTTTGTACGCCGTTTCGGTAATCTTCCGATCAATAAAGTAATTACTATCGAAGCCAGTGGAATTGCTCCGGCTATCATGCTAGGTTATTTGCTCGAATTACCGGTTGTTTTTGTAAAGAAAGCAAAGCCAAAGACAATGGAAAAGATGATTACTTCGCAAGTATACTCATTTACTAAAGATATAACTTATGATGTCTGTGTGAGTAGCGATTTTTTGACTCCCGATGATACTGTTGTTTTTATTGACGACTTCCTTGCAAACGGACATGCTGCTGTTGGGGTGAAAGATTTGGTTGAAAAATCGGGTGCAACATTAGCAGGAATGGGCTTTATTATCGAAAAAAGCTTTCAGGATGGAGGCAAACGCCTTCGTGAGCAGAATATTCATGTAGAATCATTAGTCAGAATAAAAAGCTTAGGTGATAATAAAATAGAGTTCGAAGAGTAAAAATAGTACTGAATAGATGAAAAGTATAATGAATAATGTATCCTCTTTTTTATCACGAAAAGGTGTCCAAAAGATATTGCTATATCTTGCTGTTACATTATTCTTTGGTTTGGTTTACATCCTTAACATTCTGTTTCCCTTACAGGCTGATGATTGGGGGTATTCCTTTATTGTTGATGCAGCTAATAACAGCACTGTAAGAGTACATAGTATATTTGATATTTTTGTATCTCAATACAATCATTATTTCGAATGGGGCGGTAGATCTGTTGTTCATTTTATAGCACAGTTTCTCCTCTTTATTGATATACGTATCGCTAAGCTATTAAACAGCTTTGTTTACATAGGCTTATTTTTTATGATATATGCCATTATAAATAAAGGGAAAAAGCCAAATGCAGGTTTGTTCATTTTCCTGAATATTATTATGTGGCTCATACAGCCGGCCTTTTCTATTGTTATTTTATGGCTAACCGGTAGTGCCAACTATCTATGGGGTGCCTTATTACTTATCTTATTTATTTATCCGTATTATTTATTTTTTCTCAAAAAAAGCTCAAACGACCCATTTTTCAAAAGTATACTGTTTCTCTTTGCAGGTGTGATTTGTGGATGGACAAACGAGAATTCATCTTTAGCGATGATCGCTTTGCTTGTTATGCTAATGGGATATTTGAAGTATCAAAAGATAAAACTTCCTAATTGGGTTATTTGGGGTATAATAGGTGCTTGTGTCGGTGCTGCAATGATGATACTTGCTCCCGGTAATGCGGTAAGAGCTTCGATGCTTTCTGATAATTTGGGACTTTCGGAGGTTTCAAACTTTAAGCTGTTAAAGATAAGGCTTTATAACTTATACAACGCGGGAGCACTGCGGCTATCAGTTTTTACTGCCATTTATGCCGTTTTCTTATTTTTATTCCTGAAGATTGGAGAAGTGAAAAATCGAATGGAGATTTTATTCCTTTCCTTCGCTTTTTTCGTATCCGCACTTGTTGGTTTTGTAGTATTATATCCGGTACCTTATTTCCCACGTGATGTATGGACCGGAATTCATATATTCTTTATTATGGCCATTGGTCTATTGTATGTCAATATTCCCTTTGATAATCTCTTTATGAAAGTTTGCCGTTTGGTAGTCTTTTTGGGCTTGGTTGCTGCTTTCATTAATCATTATACGATATTATATAAAGAGGTTGATTATTTTTCTGTGAAATCTAAAGAGCGGGAGCTTTTTGTTGAGCAAGAAAAAGCTAAAGGAATAAAGGATGTTATAGTTTCAGATCAGATGGTTTTTCCTTCAGGTTCGTTACTCGGTGAACCCTTGTCTTATGATAAGGGCTATTGGACGAATGTATTGTATGCACGCTATTACAATCTTAATTCGGTGCGATTAAAATGGACAGATGAGTGATGTGAAATAGTGCATCGATTACAAAAGAACTAATCATTATACTCTCCATTTTAATATATTGCTTATGCTGTTATCAGACTTTTAGATATTAATGCATATTGCAAAAGCTACAGACAAAACAAAAGCCGATAGAGATGTAAATTTCAGATAAGGATCTAATAATCGGTTATCTTCCGTTTTATATATATTACGAAGTATAATCAAGAAAGGAATAAAAAAGATCATGTATAAATAACTATACCATTGGCTGCTATATATGAGGCTGTATGCAATGAAACAAGCTATTCCACCAATGGAAAGAAACGAATGGTATAACTTTGCCTTTGCTAGTCCTAAATGAATAACGAGTGTCATTTTACCTGAGTTTCGGTCGTTATCCATGTCCCGCATATTATTAACATTGAGTACCGCAGCCGTAAACAAACCGAGTCCGATTGCTGGAAGCCAAGGTTGAAAAGTCATTTTGTGTACATGTAGAAAATAAGTTCCTACCACAGCAACGGGACCAAAGAAAATAAAAGAAAAAATATCTCCGAATCCTTTGTATCCATAAGGGTTTTTTCCTGCTGTATATTTAATAGCTGCCCAGATAGCTGCTGCTCCCAAAAATAAGAACAAAACCATATAGACAATATTCATAAATTGTGATGCTTCATAAATCAAAGCAGCACCTATGAGCATTGAACAAAAAACAGCAACCGAAATGGCAATCTTCATTTGATGTGGTGTAATTGCACCACTTTGTACCGTACGAGTAGGGCCTACACGATGTCCTGTAATATCGGTGCCGTGTTGGTAATCGCCCAGATCGTTTGCCAGGTTAGAGAGTAATTGAAGAAATGTTGCAGTTAATATCGTCAGGATACATACACTCACATTAAATCGTCCGGTACTGTATGCCATACCATTTGCACAAATAGTAGAGGCTACTGCTAAAAATAAAGTGCGTGGACGTAATGCGGATATCCAGTGTTTTAAAGAAGCCATATTTTAATATTTTTGCAAAGATAAAAATTTAAACCCGAACAAATCTGATCAATGAAGAATTGCTTTCAGATTGAAAGACAAACGTAAGCCGAAAGCATCGAAGTTGCCTTTACGGAAAGAGCTGAATGCTCCCACATTGAGCAGTTCGATTAAATCGACAGAATACCCCAGCTCCGTATACAAATTGAAATCGGGTGTATAAAGAGTCTTGAGATGCAGATTTTCGGTCATGGGTAATGCTTGCATAAAGGACAAACGTTTCAACAATAGATACTGGCTTCGGTAATTGATCCGTGTATTGATCCAGTACCTATCGGTAGATGCTTCGTAATTCCCCAAGAGAGTATATGTATCAAATGGAAAGTCTGTCAGAGAATATTGTCGGGATGTATTAAATTGTTGGTAGTCGGCAAAATGAGTTCTGCGTGTGCTACCTAAAAAGCTACCTCCTTCTACTTTGTAGTCTATATTGTTAAAATAGCTTAGCTTAATCTTCTGAGATATACTTCCTTGTAATTTTCGGTATCTTGAATTATTGGTAAGCCATGAAGAAAATCCCTCACTGTATGCTAATGTAAATGTAGGAGAGGTGATTTTGCGATATACTTTTTTTCCGTTTTGTATGGAATAGTATGCGTATGGAGAATAAGATAGTTTGATAGAGTAGGAGACTGCATCGAACCGATCGTTAGCATATAAGTTCGGTTTTATTTTATCGGGATTTCCCCAAATGCCCCATTTGCTATGATTATACAGACCTTGTCGTTTAGCAATTT encodes:
- the dnaJ gene encoding molecular chaperone DnaJ — encoded protein: MAKKRDYYEVLEVSRTATITEIKKAYKKKAIQYHPDKNPGDTTAEDKFKEAAEAYEILSDEQKRAKYDRYGHEAPGGFGGHAGGGFSMDDIFSQFGDIFGGHFGGGFGGFGGGGGRRTNRGSDLRVKVKLTLKEIATGVEKKIKVKKYVACQHCNGNGAENGTAYTTCSTCNGSGTQTRIVNTMLGQMQTQTTCSACNGEGKNITKKCPHCSGEGIIREEEVITINIPAGVAEGMQLSMSGKGNAARHGGVNGDLLIVVEEEPHPELLRDENDVVYNLLLSVSTAALGGNIEIPTIDGKVKVKIDAGTQPGKVLRLKNKGLPSVHRYGTGDLLINISVYIPEKLDDAEKNILSGLENSPNFQPNKSVKEKIFSHFRRMFD
- a CDS encoding nucleotide exchange factor GrpE: MKDTNRNEELESLENDLNIEDVTNEQINDIDQEKESANLAEDFEKKFEDLNDSYLRLHAEFDNYRRRTMKEKADLLKTGNEKAILGVLTIVDDFERALPNIPDDAREGVELIYSKFLNFLAQNGVKEIDALGETFDTEKHEAITTVPAQSEDQKDKVIDCIQKGYTLNDKVIRFPKVIVAK
- a CDS encoding SLC13 family permease — translated: MSITLIILFVSSAFFMSGKVRSDLVAMCALLALVLTNIITPAEALSGFSSSIVLMMVGLFIVGGGIFRTGLAKLISSKILRLAGESETKLFVLVMLVTASIGAFVSNTGTVAVMMPIVVSIAVSANISPRRFLMPLAFASSMGILTLIATPPNLIISEELQKNGFEALSFFSFTPVGLICLGIGIIVLYFLSKIFLSKDDRVDDDKSKGKTLDDLADEYQLHKLTHLSIPEHSDMIGKTLRDLSIPSFYNISVVTVEKIVNASRFNKSVSEVVAGPNTVIEKGDILVCYGKKSNLTRFIEEKELSLVEKEGTGKDIFDFKDIGIAEVFIMPNSKLVNRTIIDAHFRDEFNVNILGIQRNNEYKMSDLQKEKLHSGDALLIQGTWGDIASLGNRQEDLVLVGQPLEEAAKVTLDHKAPVAAIIMILMVIAMVSNIVAPVIAVLTAAVMMVITGCLRNMEEAYKNINWESVVLIAGMMPMAVAFEQTGAAGIISGTLVNGLGPYGPYALLAGIYFGTSTLTMFISNTATALLFAPIGMQAAVNMGVSPYPFMFAVAVAASMCFASPFSTAPNALVMSAGKYKFMDYIRVGLPLQIIMGIVMILVLPLLFPF
- a CDS encoding TlpA family protein disulfide reductase, giving the protein MKNKPLYLGIMFIILMNLLILSCVSTDKNTFPEPKIKSGTTKVSGIIENFEFKEGEEKAIVKLFVPNPVSGVPFRLETSLNKDGSFEFDVPLEADYMIGIINIEALNKNLIIGLGTAKETKLTIIDNKNGNIGIILSNPIGLTTEDALNLGEVLTQMYTTPSADSTYYKMAPKDFASVAIKNMEKILNIAANDTTLSLSTKNFVKNEYKLYYLSGCLLDYAGYIELNYQNFKTKEEPDNFTPQKPDISYYSFLQYFDLNNPQYIYNTTYSEVFQKILFDNTLNIPKIEDTPIDEWLKGVKTILATLIGSDNGLFYDMLAVNTYISQFENELKPLSEKQIANIKNYFKNKDFSKILLKRNEEIIRLAEQTTSPIIRNTPSVENKELMNTIISQYKGKAVFVDFWATWCGPCLSAMKEFREVKRNYKNKDIVFVYTTNTSSPLKLWEEKIKGIGGEQYYLSGEQWDYLLDSFDFSGIPTYQLYDANGILKDQITGYPGNIKMQQIIDEILPKK
- a CDS encoding nucleobase:cation symporter-2 family protein; translation: MSAITEEGLDETILPIQKTDLIYQIEDRPPFKEAVFIAFQHLLAIFVAIVTPPLIIAASLGLDKETTSFLVSMALLASGISTFIQCRRIGPFGCGLLCVQGTSFSFIGALTASFHGMGIAALPVIFGVCIAGAPVEMIVSRILKYTQKIITPLVSGIVVTMIGLSLIKVGITACGGGFGAIQDGTFGSYRNLGLAGMVLVSILIFNSFRNKYIRMCSIVLGLLIGYVVSYFMGLIDFSQLGTLGMVNIPTPFKYGLGFDLSAFIAVALIYFITSIEAMGDITANSMIGGEPIKGEKFVKRVQGGVMADGFNSMLAGVFNSFPNSIFAQNNGLIQLTGVASRYVGYYIAGFLILLSAFPFIGGLFSLMPEPVLGGATLLMFGTVAASGVRIIASQNIDRKAILVLAVSFACGLGVELAPDILIQMPDWVKGIFSSGITTGGLVAITANIVIRIKE
- the xpt gene encoding xanthine phosphoribosyltransferase; the protein is MKLLKDRILKDGKSFDGGILKVDSFINHQMDPILMKSIGVEFVRRFGNLPINKVITIEASGIAPAIMLGYLLELPVVFVKKAKPKTMEKMITSQVYSFTKDITYDVCVSSDFLTPDDTVVFIDDFLANGHAAVGVKDLVEKSGATLAGMGFIIEKSFQDGGKRLREQNIHVESLVRIKSLGDNKIEFEE
- a CDS encoding DUF6056 family protein, giving the protein MKSIMNNVSSFLSRKGVQKILLYLAVTLFFGLVYILNILFPLQADDWGYSFIVDAANNSTVRVHSIFDIFVSQYNHYFEWGGRSVVHFIAQFLLFIDIRIAKLLNSFVYIGLFFMIYAIINKGKKPNAGLFIFLNIIMWLIQPAFSIVILWLTGSANYLWGALLLILFIYPYYLFFLKKSSNDPFFKSILFLFAGVICGWTNENSSLAMIALLVMLMGYLKYQKIKLPNWVIWGIIGACVGAAMMILAPGNAVRASMLSDNLGLSEVSNFKLLKIRLYNLYNAGALRLSVFTAIYAVFLFLFLKIGEVKNRMEILFLSFAFFVSALVGFVVLYPVPYFPRDVWTGIHIFFIMAIGLLYVNIPFDNLFMKVCRLVVFLGLVAAFINHYTILYKEVDYFSVKSKERELFVEQEKAKGIKDVIVSDQMVFPSGSLLGEPLSYDKGYWTNVLYARYYNLNSVRLKWTDE
- the menA gene encoding 1,4-dihydroxy-2-naphthoate octaprenyltransferase encodes the protein MASLKHWISALRPRTLFLAVASTICANGMAYSTGRFNVSVCILTILTATFLQLLSNLANDLGDYQHGTDITGHRVGPTRTVQSGAITPHQMKIAISVAVFCSMLIGAALIYEASQFMNIVYMVLFLFLGAAAIWAAIKYTAGKNPYGYKGFGDIFSFIFFGPVAVVGTYFLHVHKMTFQPWLPAIGLGLFTAAVLNVNNMRDMDNDRNSGKMTLVIHLGLAKAKLYHSFLSIGGIACFIAYSLIYSSQWYSYLYMIFFIPFLIILRNIYKTEDNRLLDPYLKFTSLSAFVLSVAFAICINI